One part of the Lepeophtheirus salmonis chromosome 14, UVic_Lsal_1.4, whole genome shotgun sequence genome encodes these proteins:
- the LOC121129311 gene encoding integrator complex subunit 6-A, producing the protein MTIIVFLVDTSASMEQKAYASGRCSLLDVAKGAVEFFVKMRQKFPESRGDRYMLLTFEDYPRNIKAGWKENFQTFMNELKNLVGSGMTTMGSALKQVFDILNMNRMQTGIDMYGQGRYPFYLEPVVIIVISDGGKLTTQDTVETELNLPMHSTVPGSELTREPFRWDQRLYALVLRMAGTPPASQDGHVATDKSPIDAMCEVTGGRSYVVTSHRVLHQCIDSLVQKLQSGVVVHFEKMGPDPPILNKHPDNDDSVQIADEDTLNAKVLTFSNENNCNIMPHTPNPILSPSNINWHNCRRLIYVPKSTQKGFTLGFWPFPESFLPDSNSPTLIKRSAHPNVKFTCSSQEPMIIDNLPFDKYELEPSPLTLYILARKQPKISWQVFIQGSGKGGLQDKGYPFGYLKASTNLLSVNLFVLPYNYPILLPLLDVLFRQHRLKPTNEWKNEFNNYLKTMPSYYAGPLRKALIRMGAGNLAMSLIPESLDNCLSYRVTTYLKRLKNQAKLEYDKTLSSTPIQRNGIENLNIVPRSPLRKELLLSSFPQNKVVHSRDQLIDFSGYTLQCRESKTCHYNTCRNPFDVPRHDLLDQIVRMETNFLKSMRNSKLVDDDTKHSLPIGLMGNYQDFLKHMPPPLREIEDIPIRQHMFGNPFKINKNIMLDEVVDEIALAGGTSIHSGGINQLTNRKRFTDSSNSHIPKKFKKGPLPRDFIYRSPSHSAHLSRNHNVDDQNLDKGNKSLLIHEVSGDSVFPTNSVNNSLVIHSNHVSNTITPEMVVELHEDSDPPQLSIPENTLIPSVMIKDGLCTENELSGNAIEGSKVFNIKKDNSDAPVSIIFESSCREELNTPYDSDEDQISITSLDPLSDLNEEGQSLLRHNTEELRSIKLRNQNIRRIICKEVKRPGKNHDRLYQILKEELHGPSQIRRYYIEKMIEEAFRFKRKSLAEYLLLKMDELIRI; encoded by the coding sequence ATGACGATAATTGTGTTTTTGGTAGATACTTCTGCGTCAATGGAGCAGAAGGCGTATGCCTCTGGTCGTTGTTCCTTGCTGGACGTGGCTAAAGGAGCAGTTGAGTTCTTCGTGAAGATGCGGCAAAAATTTCCCGAGTCTCGTGGGGATCGTTATATGCTACTCACGTTCGAGGATTATCCTAGGAATATCAAAGCGGGCTGGAAAGAGAATTTTCAAACctttatgaatgaattaaagAATTTGGTGGGGTCTGGGATGACAACAATGGGCTCTGCCTTGAAGCAAGTCTTCGACATTCTCAACATGAACCGAATGCAAACAGGGATAGATATGTATGGACAAGGGCGCTACCCTTTTTACTTGGAACCCGTCGTCATTATTGTGATATCGGACGGGGGGAAACTCACGACTCAAGACACTGTTGAGACAGAGCTCAACCTACCTATGCATTCCACTGTACCTGGATCAGAACTCACTCGTGAGCCTTTTCGTTGGGATCAAAGGCTTTATGCGCTTGTTCTTCGTATGGCTGGTACTCCACCAGCTTCCCAGGATGGACACGTAGCTACTGACAAAAGTCCAATAGATGCTATGTGTGAAGTTACGGGTGGACGTTCCTATGTGGTTACTTCACATAGAGTTCTTCATCAATGCATTGATAGCTTAGTTCAAAAACTACAGTCTGGAGTGGTTGTCCATTTCGAAAAAATGGGTCCCGATCCACCTATTCTCAATAAACATCCTGATAATGATGATTCTGTCCAAATTGCTGATGAAGATACTTTGAATGcaaaagttttaactttttctaatgaaaataattgtaatattatgcCTCATACACCCAATCCTATTTTATCTCCGTCGAATATTAATTGGCATAACTGTAGAAGGCTAATTTATGTTCCTAAATCTACGCAAAAAGGATTTACGCTTGGTTTTTGGCCGTTTCCGGAGTCATTTCTTCCAGATAGTAATTCTCCTACGCTTATTAAACGTTCCGCGCATCCTAATGTTAAATTTACTTGTAGTAGCCAGGAACCCATGATAATCGACAATTTACCGTTTGATAAGTATGAACTTGAACCTAGTCCCTTAACCTTATATATTCTGGCCAGGAAACAGCCTAAAATATCTTGGCAAGTTTTCATTCAGGGTTCTGGCAAGGGAGGTCTTCAAGATAAAGGATATCCTTTTGGTTATTTGAAAGCATCTACTAATTTATTGTCTGTTAATTTATTTGTGCTACCTTATAACTACCCCATACTTCTCCCACTATTAGATGTACTATTTCGTCAACATAGATTGAAACCTACGAATGAGTGGAAAAACGagtttaataattacttaaaaacaaTGCCTTCCTACTATGCTGGACCACTGAGGAAAGCCCTCATAAGAATGGGAGCTGGAAATCTTGCTATGTCTCTTATACCAGAGAGTTTAGATAATTGTTTAAGTTATAGAGTAACTACCTATCTCAAAAGACTTAAAAATCAAGCTAAGTTAGAGTATGATAAAACCCTGAGTTCTACTCCTATTCAGAGAAACGGAATTGAAAATCTTAATATTGTACCTCGATCCCCTCTTAGGAAGGAATTGTTGTTATCTAGTTTTCCTCAAAATAAAGTTGTTCACTCTCGAGATCAATTGATCGATTTCTCTGGCTATACTTTACAATGCAGAGAGAGTAAAACATGTCATTACAACACTTGTAGAAACCCCTTTGATGTCCCACGTCATGACTTATTGGATCAAATAGTTCGaatggaaacaaattttttaaagtcaatgcGAAATTCAAAATTAGTTGATGATGACACTAAACATTCATTGCCTATTGGGCTAATGGGAAATTATCAAGACTTTCTAAAACATATGCCTCCTCCACTTAGAGAAATCGAAGATATTCCAATTCGGCAACACATGTTTGgaaatccttttaaaataaacaaaaatattatgttggaTGAGGTAGTTGATGAAATTGCTCTGGCTGGTGGAACTTCTATTCATTCAGGGGGAATAAATCAATTAACTAACAGGAAACGTTTCACTGATTCTAGCAATTCGCACATTCCTAAAAAGTTTAAGAAGGGGCCCCTTCCTCGAGATTTTATTTATCGAAGTCCTTCACATTCCGCCCATCTCTCTAGAAATCATAATGTTGATGATCAAAATttagataaaggaaataaatcgCTCTTGATTCATGAAGTTTCAGGAGATTCAGTTTTTCCTACCAACTCCGTTAATAATTCTTTAGTTATTCACTCAAATCATGTTTCCAATACGATTACTCCAGAGATGGTTGTAGAATTACACGAAGATTCTGATCCACCTCAATTATCAATACCGGAAAATACTTTGATACCATCAGTAATGATAAAAGACGGTTTATGTACAGAAAATGAGCTCTCGGGTAATGCAATTGAAGGTtccaaagtttttaatattaagaaagaTAATAGTGATGCTCCtgtttccattatttttgagAGTAGCTGTCGTGAGGAATTAAATACCCCTTACGACAGCGATGAAGATCAGATCTCTATTACCTCGTTAGATCCTTTATCAGATTTAAATGAGGAAGGACAGTCATTGCTTAGACATAATACTGAAGAACTTCGGAGCATCAAATTGAGAAATCAAAACATACGTCGAATAATTTGTAAAGAAGTGAAACGTCCTGGTAAAAATCATGATCGACTTTATCAGATACTTAAAGAAGAACTACATGGGCCTTCACAAATACGAAgatattacattgaaaaaatgattgaagAAGCATTTAGGTTTAAAAGGAAATCGCTTGCAGAAtatcttttgttaaaaatggaTGAATTAATTAGAATTTGA
- the LOC121129315 gene encoding zinc finger and BTB domain-containing protein 24, producing MGSNETLCLRWNEFESNIKSGFSQLRNDEDFFDVTLACGSKHIKAHKVILSACSSFFRSLIKSIPHQHPLLYLRGIDFNHLESVLCFMYNGEVRIKPHELDQFLSIAQELKVNGLMQDQSTNGVNKFETTAPKRSISTTDDLSLHEVKRESSPPLHLQNKRIALSTTEEDEDSEIEDITPMGNSTMMGEPSNLEYQETDNDQGAYESSFQPEFQEEDSNFKKESEDGTVKANELLDAKIFELVSPKDPNGKYKCRKCSYSSSIKRDIKNHVEARHFVTNGFACDKCGGRYKTRHSLAMHKRSTHKKDMEFFNTDDL from the exons ATGGGCTCGAATGAAACGCTTTGTCTTCGTTGGAATGAATTTGAGTCCAACATAAAATCTGGCTTTTCTCAACTTAGAAACGACGAAGATTTCTTTGACGTGACCCTTGCCTGTGGCTCAAAACACATTAAGGCACACAAAGTGATTCTCAGCGCCTGTTCCTCCTTTTTCCGATCTTTGATTAAGTCAATTCCTCATCAACATCCACTTCTGTATTTACGAGGAATCGACTTCAATCACTTGGAGTCCGTACTTTGCTTCATGTACAATGGAGAAGTACGCATCAAACCCCATGAACTGGATCAATTCCTGTCCATTGCTCAAGAGCTTAAAGTCAATGGGCTCATGCAGGATCAATCCACTAATGGAGTGAACAAGTTTGAGACCACGGCGCCGAAAAGATCCATCTCTACTACGGATGATCTTTCCCTCCACGAAGTGAAAAGGGAATCATCTCCGCCCCTTCATTTGCAAAACAAAAGGATTGCTCTGAGTACAACAGAGGAAGATGAGGATTCCGAAATAGAGGATATTACTCCTATGGGAAATAGTACAATGATGGGAGAACCTTCCAATTTAGAGTATCAAGAGACTGACAATGATCAAGGAGCATATGAATCTTCCTTTCAACCTGAATTTCAAGAGGAggattctaatttcaaaaaagaatctGAAGATGGGACAGTTAAAGCTAATG AATTGTTGGATGcaaaaatttttgaacttgtttCTCCTAAGGACCCGAATGGTAAATATAAATGCCGTAAATGCTCTTACAGCTCATCAATCAAACGTgacataaaaaatcatgttgAAGCTAGACATTTTGTAACAAATGGGTTTGCTTGTGATAAATGTGGAGGCAGATACAAAACAAGGCACTCTTTAGCCATGCATAAAAGGAGTACTCACAAAAAGGATATGGAATTCTTCAATAcagatgatttataa